A window of the Pseudomonas furukawaii genome harbors these coding sequences:
- a CDS encoding sigma-54-dependent Fis family transcriptional regulator, protein MAQNIRITKATDPLHESRQARLKLVSEGELPQGVLRDEIDASWRRSLGHGLSCLEGERVDLTHDLQLLLDRNRLLIDAATPELEYLVSQQGKGGLIILGDAQANVLAIEGRTEYLKDAGLRDLRPGSCWSEAIRGTNAIGTAVVEGRPTLINCGEHYLDRLSPFSCTSVPLRDPQGRVMGVIDLTREGVMAQPQDNLATLMLAAGNIESRMFGLCYPDQLLLAFHSRPQYLGSAWHGLLALSLDGEVLAANERACELLQMRRDALVGRRSSDLIGERSPQFIARLLQGGISSVQTAKGEFFFRALQVPRHASLGAPAPAARTPAPGKPQVLEELAGRDGRFARALRMARQGLANDLPVLLLGETGTGKEVVARALHQASPRADKPFVAVNCAAIPEGLIESELFGYREGAFTGSRRGGMVGRLMQAHGGTLFLDEIGDMPLALQARLLRVLQERRVAPLGAGEEQEIDVAVICATHRDLRRLVQDKHFREDLYYRINGVSLRLPALRERDDLAGMIGAVLAKFGATDVSLDKDLTELFAGYDWPGNIRQLEMVLRSALAMREAGETVLGLDHLTDSLLDDLTATTRQPGSIRENELELIRAALDRHQGNVSAAADALGISRATLYRKLKQLRG, encoded by the coding sequence ATGGCGCAGAACATTCGAATAACAAAGGCTACCGATCCCCTTCACGAGTCGCGGCAGGCCCGCCTCAAGCTGGTCAGCGAGGGCGAGTTGCCCCAGGGCGTGCTGCGGGACGAGATCGACGCCTCCTGGCGGCGCAGCCTGGGCCATGGCCTCAGTTGCCTGGAAGGCGAGCGGGTCGACCTCACCCATGACCTGCAACTGCTGCTGGACCGCAACCGGTTGCTGATCGACGCCGCCACCCCCGAACTCGAGTACCTGGTCAGCCAGCAGGGCAAGGGCGGGCTGATCATCCTGGGCGATGCCCAGGCCAACGTCCTCGCCATTGAAGGCCGCACCGAATACCTCAAGGACGCCGGCCTGCGCGACCTGCGCCCCGGCAGCTGCTGGAGCGAGGCCATTCGCGGCACCAACGCCATCGGCACCGCCGTGGTGGAAGGCCGTCCGACCCTGATCAACTGCGGCGAGCACTACCTCGACCGCCTCAGTCCCTTCTCCTGCACCTCGGTCCCCTTGCGTGATCCCCAGGGCCGCGTGATGGGCGTGATCGACCTGACCCGCGAAGGCGTCATGGCCCAGCCCCAGGACAACCTCGCCACCCTGATGCTGGCCGCCGGCAATATCGAGAGCCGCATGTTCGGCCTCTGCTACCCGGACCAGCTGCTGCTGGCCTTCCACAGCCGGCCGCAGTACCTCGGCAGCGCCTGGCACGGCCTCCTGGCCCTGAGCCTGGATGGCGAGGTGCTGGCCGCCAACGAACGGGCCTGCGAGCTGCTGCAGATGCGTCGCGACGCCCTGGTGGGCCGTCGCAGCAGCGACCTGATCGGCGAGCGCTCGCCCCAGTTCATCGCCCGATTGCTGCAAGGCGGGATCAGCAGCGTCCAGACCGCCAAGGGCGAGTTCTTCTTCCGTGCCTTGCAGGTGCCGCGCCACGCCAGCCTCGGTGCACCGGCCCCCGCAGCCAGGACGCCCGCGCCCGGCAAGCCCCAGGTACTGGAAGAGCTGGCCGGCCGCGACGGCCGCTTCGCCCGCGCCCTGCGCATGGCGCGCCAGGGCCTGGCCAATGACCTGCCCGTGCTGCTGCTGGGCGAGACCGGCACCGGCAAGGAAGTGGTGGCCCGCGCCCTGCACCAGGCCAGTCCGCGCGCGGACAAGCCCTTCGTGGCGGTGAACTGCGCCGCCATTCCCGAGGGGCTCATCGAGTCCGAGCTGTTCGGCTATCGCGAGGGCGCCTTCACCGGCTCCCGGCGTGGCGGCATGGTCGGCCGGCTGATGCAGGCCCACGGCGGCACCCTGTTCCTCGACGAGATCGGCGACATGCCCCTGGCGCTCCAGGCACGCCTGCTGCGGGTGCTGCAGGAGCGCCGGGTGGCGCCGCTGGGCGCTGGCGAGGAGCAGGAGATCGACGTGGCGGTGATCTGCGCGACCCACCGCGACCTGCGCCGTCTGGTGCAGGACAAGCACTTCCGCGAGGACCTCTACTACCGCATCAACGGCGTCAGCCTGCGCCTGCCCGCCCTGCGCGAGCGGGACGACCTGGCGGGCATGATCGGCGCCGTGCTGGCCAAGTTCGGCGCCACCGACGTCAGCCTCGACAAGGACCTCACCGAGCTCTTCGCCGGCTACGACTGGCCGGGCAATATCCGCCAGCTGGAAATGGTCCTGCGCTCGGCCCTGGCCATGCGCGAGGCGGGCGAGACCGTGCTGGGCCTCGACCACCTCACCGACAGTCTGCTGGACGACCTCACCGCCACCACGCGCCAGCCCGGCAGCATCCGCGAGAACGAACTGGAACTGATCCGCGCCGCCCTGGACCGCCACCAGGGCAACGTCTCCGCCGCCGCGGACGCCCTGGGCATCAGCCGCGCGACCCTGTATCGCAAGCTGAAGCAGTTGAGGGGATGA
- the qhpE gene encoding subtilisin-like serine protease QhpE: MAAEPRIGLIDSGFAPEQGAGVALSRRFWLEAGELREGDTRPDALGHGSVVLDTLSRHAGPASLCVAQVFGERWQTSPLQIAAALYWLLEQDVALISMSLGLRSDRPVLREACAVAQAAGVLLCASSPAQGEPVYPASYPGVIRITGDARCAPGQWSWLGTRQADLGAHVTAHNGVAGASVACAALAGILAARLRDQPGATREQMLDWLQQGAAFSGPERRGHD, from the coding sequence ATGGCCGCTGAGCCTCGCATCGGCCTGATCGACAGCGGCTTCGCCCCGGAGCAGGGCGCTGGCGTCGCCTTGTCCCGACGCTTCTGGCTGGAAGCGGGCGAGCTGCGGGAAGGCGATACCCGGCCCGACGCCCTCGGCCACGGCAGCGTCGTACTCGACACCCTCAGCCGCCATGCGGGACCTGCCAGCCTCTGCGTGGCCCAGGTGTTCGGCGAACGCTGGCAGACCAGCCCCCTGCAGATCGCCGCTGCCCTCTATTGGCTGCTGGAACAGGACGTCGCCCTCATCAGCATGAGCCTTGGCCTGCGCAGCGACCGGCCGGTACTGCGGGAAGCCTGCGCCGTCGCCCAGGCCGCAGGTGTGCTGCTCTGCGCGTCCAGCCCGGCCCAGGGCGAGCCGGTCTACCCGGCCAGCTACCCGGGCGTCATCCGCATCACCGGCGATGCACGCTGCGCGCCGGGGCAGTGGTCCTGGCTGGGAACCCGCCAGGCGGACCTGGGCGCCCACGTCACCGCCCACAATGGCGTGGCCGGTGCCAGCGTCGCCTGTGCCGCCCTGGCCGGCATCCTGGCCGCCCGCCTGCGCGACCAGCCGGGCGCCACCCGCGAACAGATGCTGGACTGGTTGCAACAGGGGGCCGCCTTCAGCGGGCCGGAGCGCCGTGGCCATGACTGA
- a CDS encoding IS110 family RNA-guided transposase, producing the protein MTTQPPIIGIDVAKDSLSLYRADLDQYCTLDNDARSIRAWLKTLPGDCALAVEATSTYHVQLVDLAHARGHRLYVIDGYRLSNYRKGIGGRIKTDASDARLLARYLAHEQAQLRVWQPAGKAYRLLQSLLRRRATLIRSATALRQSFGHDTQFKVSMKAALSSLKRLEQRLDQDIAQALKDAGLAEQAKRCRAIEGIGPLTAAALNMAFQRGPFRNSDAFIAFLGLDVRAKESGRYSGRRKLSKQGDPEVRRLLHNAAMAASRTKAWQKLYLGYLERGLKKTEALTILARKLARIAFALMKTQQPYRSPTCTAG; encoded by the coding sequence ATGACAACCCAACCCCCCATCATCGGCATCGACGTGGCCAAGGACAGCCTGAGCCTGTATCGCGCCGACCTGGACCAGTACTGCACCCTGGACAATGACGCCCGCAGCATCCGCGCCTGGCTGAAGACGCTCCCCGGCGACTGTGCCTTGGCAGTGGAAGCCACCAGCACCTATCACGTGCAGCTCGTCGACCTGGCCCATGCGCGTGGTCATCGCCTCTATGTCATTGATGGCTATCGCCTGAGCAATTACCGCAAGGGCATCGGTGGCCGCATCAAGACCGACGCCAGCGATGCCCGTCTACTGGCCCGTTATCTGGCCCACGAACAGGCCCAACTGCGGGTCTGGCAACCCGCCGGCAAGGCTTACCGGCTGCTGCAAAGCCTGCTGCGACGCCGGGCGACGCTGATCCGCAGTGCCACGGCGCTGCGCCAGAGCTTTGGCCATGACACCCAGTTCAAGGTGTCGATGAAAGCGGCGCTCAGCTCCCTCAAGCGCCTGGAGCAGCGCCTCGATCAGGACATTGCCCAGGCCCTGAAGGACGCTGGCCTGGCCGAGCAGGCCAAGCGTTGCCGGGCCATTGAAGGCATCGGCCCGCTAACCGCAGCAGCCCTGAACATGGCCTTTCAGCGTGGCCCCTTCCGCAACAGCGACGCCTTCATCGCCTTCCTGGGCCTGGATGTGCGCGCGAAGGAATCGGGGCGCTACAGCGGACGCCGCAAGTTGAGCAAACAGGGCGATCCGGAGGTCCGGCGGCTGCTACACAATGCCGCCATGGCCGCCAGTCGCACCAAAGCTTGGCAGAAGCTCTATCTGGGCTACCTGGAGCGTGGTCTGAAAAAGACCGAAGCCCTGACCATCCTGGCACGGAAACTGGCTCGAATTGCCTTCGCCCTCATGAAGACCCAGCAGCCGTATCGGTCACCAACCTGTACGGCGGGGTAG
- a CDS encoding BRO-N domain-containing protein — MHDAYTPIVFQRHCHQLRAVMIDNQPWFVAFDFALMIAATRPYRLTKRIYPHQCRFAVLQHRNGTCEELELVNEAGLYRALYRFGHPEHCALSQWISDEVVPTLHDYYRSPTASPRRVLMTWADQRIAALKWQGEIWIARPDLPRFMAANDDRALRDGPSWRWLP; from the coding sequence ATGCATGACGCATACACCCCCATCGTTTTCCAACGCCACTGCCATCAACTGCGCGCCGTGATGATCGACAACCAGCCCTGGTTCGTCGCCTTCGACTTCGCCCTGATGATCGCCGCCACCCGCCCCTACCGCCTCACCAAGCGCATCTACCCCCACCAATGCCGCTTCGCCGTCCTCCAGCACCGCAATGGCACCTGCGAAGAGCTGGAGCTGGTGAACGAAGCCGGCCTCTACCGCGCGCTCTACCGCTTCGGGCACCCTGAGCATTGCGCCCTCAGCCAATGGATCAGCGACGAGGTCGTCCCCACCCTCCACGACTACTACCGCTCCCCGACCGCCAGCCCGCGCCGCGTGCTGATGACCTGGGCCGACCAGCGCATCGCCGCCCTGAAGTGGCAAGGCGAGATCTGGATCGCCCGCCCCGACCTGCCACGATTCATGGCGGCGAACGACGACCGGGCACTGAGGGATGGGCCGAGCTGGAGATGGTTGCCCTAG
- the qhpG gene encoding flavin-dependent monooxygenase QhpG, whose amino-acid sequence MTDVLILGAGPAGAAVALGLQRLGFGVRLVSEWRRFAAVEGVSQRVLEGLRQAGLSQALASAAAPSPRRVQWNGEGQSINQECLLDRPRFDAALRDDLRQAGIEVLEARVLKVESGDSGHRVQLDGGEVLSADFLVEARGRSAPLAGGRLRGPETLSLLNQWRDAPGRPGSAVESLPDGWAWMARLDDGRCYWQITLDAAARDLPPRDLLADYCAQRRRQSSLVSELFGDAALQAASLHARSSTAILFHEASGPNWLRVGDAAMAVDPLSGNGIFQSLSSALQAPAVINTLLRNPERAELARRFHQRRVEHLFHRFARTGRDFYALEQRWPDQPFWRERSTWPDAEPLHAEADIGRLRVERAPVIQGDLIEEREVVITADQPLGVWHLDGTELAPIVRALQAGRLGEALAGLAPEARRKVQGWLLAQGYRP is encoded by the coding sequence ATGACTGACGTCCTCATCCTTGGCGCCGGCCCGGCCGGTGCCGCCGTCGCCCTGGGCCTCCAGCGGCTGGGGTTTGGCGTGCGCCTGGTCAGCGAGTGGCGCCGCTTCGCCGCCGTTGAAGGCGTATCCCAGCGGGTGCTGGAGGGGTTGCGCCAGGCCGGTCTGAGCCAGGCACTGGCCAGCGCCGCCGCGCCATCGCCCCGGCGTGTGCAGTGGAATGGCGAGGGGCAGTCCATCAACCAGGAGTGCCTTCTGGACCGCCCGCGCTTCGACGCCGCCTTGCGGGACGACCTGCGCCAGGCCGGCATCGAGGTGCTGGAAGCGCGGGTGCTGAAGGTGGAAAGCGGCGACAGCGGTCACCGCGTCCAGCTGGACGGGGGTGAGGTGCTCAGTGCCGACTTCCTCGTCGAAGCCCGTGGCCGCTCGGCTCCGCTGGCCGGCGGCCGCCTGCGCGGCCCGGAAACCCTCAGCCTGCTCAACCAGTGGCGGGACGCCCCGGGCCGTCCCGGCTCGGCGGTGGAAAGCCTGCCCGATGGCTGGGCCTGGATGGCGCGCCTGGACGATGGTCGCTGCTACTGGCAGATCACCCTCGACGCCGCCGCCCGCGACCTGCCGCCCCGGGACCTGCTGGCCGACTACTGCGCCCAGCGCCGCCGCCAGTCGTCCCTGGTAAGCGAACTCTTCGGGGACGCGGCCCTGCAGGCGGCCAGCCTCCATGCCCGCAGCAGCACCGCGATCCTCTTCCACGAAGCCAGCGGCCCCAACTGGCTGCGGGTGGGGGACGCCGCCATGGCCGTCGACCCGCTCTCCGGCAACGGCATCTTCCAGTCCCTGTCCTCGGCCCTCCAGGCCCCGGCGGTGATCAACACGCTCCTGCGCAACCCCGAACGCGCCGAGCTCGCCCGTCGCTTCCACCAGCGCCGGGTGGAACACCTGTTCCACCGCTTCGCCCGCACCGGCCGCGACTTCTACGCCCTGGAACAGCGCTGGCCCGACCAGCCGTTCTGGCGTGAACGCAGCACCTGGCCCGACGCCGAGCCGCTGCATGCCGAGGCGGATATCGGGCGACTGCGGGTGGAGCGCGCCCCGGTGATCCAGGGCGACCTGATCGAGGAACGGGAGGTGGTCATCACCGCCGACCAGCCCCTGGGCGTCTGGCACCTGGACGGCACCGAACTCGCTCCCATCGTCCGCGCCCTGCAGGCCGGGCGGCTGGGCGAGGCGCTGGCGGGCCTGGCGCCCGAGGCGCGGCGCAAGGTCCAGGGCTGGCTACTGGCGCAGGGTTATCGTCCCTGA
- a CDS encoding ABC transporter ATP-binding protein — translation MTRLFLKLVETSDPDLLRRALGWLYGFVRPQLRSIAVLLGLSLGASLLVLAQPWLTKTLIDDGLLAKDFGLLVQVAVAMIAVGILGTALSGINRYLHTRLSGRILFALRDDLYRHLQQLSPAFYGRKRIGDILSRLDGDVAEIQRFAVDSLFSAVSSVIGLVGAVTLMLLLSWQLSLLLALLIPIEVLWLRWMRRKVEREVRSLRERSADVSSFLVETLPAMKFIQAAGAQQRESRRLEGLGQGYMRQLLRVQVTEFFTHAVPGTLTSLSRACAFLIGGYWVIQGSWQLGSLIAFSTYLGMAVGPVQSLLGLYVALQRMTVSLGRVMELQQEPVPVRQPEAPVPMPEGRGALRLEGVHFAHEQRAGAVLCGVDALIPAGLKVAISGASGVGKSTLIDLLQRFYDPDQGRILLDGVDLRELDLLALRRRIAVVSQEIVLFRGTLAENLAYSAPDAGREALERVARLARLDSLIESLPLGLDSPLGERGQQLSGGQKQRIAIARALLQDPLILVLDEATSAVDEATEREVIAAIDQLFAGRTRILISHRPSTLAEADLSFRLEQGQLFQLRTEGTAHGR, via the coding sequence ATGACCCGTCTCTTCCTCAAGCTGGTGGAAACCAGCGACCCCGACCTGCTGCGCCGCGCCCTCGGCTGGCTCTACGGCTTCGTCCGCCCGCAACTGCGGTCCATCGCCGTGTTGCTGGGGCTGTCCCTGGGCGCCTCGCTGCTGGTGCTGGCCCAGCCCTGGCTGACCAAGACCCTGATCGACGACGGCCTGCTGGCCAAGGACTTCGGCCTGCTGGTGCAGGTGGCCGTGGCGATGATCGCCGTCGGCATCCTCGGCACCGCCCTCTCGGGCATCAACCGCTACCTGCATACCCGGCTTTCCGGGCGCATCCTCTTCGCCCTGCGGGACGACCTCTACCGCCACCTGCAACAGCTCTCGCCGGCCTTCTACGGGCGCAAGCGCATCGGCGACATCCTCTCGCGGCTGGACGGCGACGTGGCGGAGATCCAGCGCTTCGCCGTGGACTCGCTGTTCTCCGCCGTCTCCAGCGTCATCGGCCTGGTCGGCGCGGTGACGCTGATGCTCCTGCTGTCCTGGCAACTGTCCCTGCTGCTGGCGCTGCTCATCCCCATCGAAGTGCTCTGGCTGCGCTGGATGCGGCGCAAGGTGGAGCGCGAGGTGCGCAGCCTGCGGGAGCGCTCGGCGGACGTGTCGTCCTTCCTCGTGGAAACCCTGCCGGCGATGAAGTTCATCCAGGCGGCCGGCGCCCAGCAGCGTGAATCCCGTCGCCTCGAAGGCCTGGGCCAGGGCTACATGCGGCAGCTGTTGCGTGTGCAGGTCACCGAATTCTTCACCCACGCGGTGCCCGGCACGCTGACCTCCCTGTCCCGCGCCTGCGCCTTCCTCATCGGCGGTTACTGGGTCATCCAGGGCTCCTGGCAACTGGGCTCGCTGATCGCCTTCTCCACCTACCTCGGCATGGCCGTAGGACCGGTGCAGAGCCTGCTGGGCCTCTACGTCGCCCTGCAACGCATGACCGTCAGCCTCGGTCGGGTGATGGAGCTGCAGCAGGAGCCGGTGCCGGTGCGCCAGCCGGAGGCGCCGGTGCCCATGCCGGAAGGCCGGGGCGCGCTGCGCCTGGAGGGCGTCCACTTCGCCCACGAACAGCGGGCCGGCGCCGTGCTCTGCGGGGTCGACGCCCTGATCCCCGCCGGTCTCAAGGTGGCCATCAGCGGCGCCTCGGGCGTCGGCAAGTCCACCCTCATCGACCTGCTGCAACGCTTCTACGACCCCGACCAGGGCCGCATCCTGCTGGACGGCGTCGACCTGCGCGAACTGGACCTGCTGGCCCTGCGCCGGCGCATCGCCGTGGTCAGCCAGGAGATCGTCCTGTTTCGCGGCACCCTGGCGGAAAACCTCGCCTACAGCGCCCCCGACGCCGGCCGCGAAGCCCTTGAGCGTGTCGCTCGCCTGGCGCGTCTGGACAGCCTGATCGAATCCCTGCCACTGGGCCTGGACAGCCCCCTCGGCGAGCGCGGCCAGCAGCTCTCCGGCGGGCAGAAGCAGCGCATCGCCATCGCCCGTGCCTTGTTGCAGGACCCGCTGATCCTGGTGCTGGACGAAGCCACCTCGGCGGTGGACGAAGCCACCGAGCGCGAGGTGATCGCCGCCATCGACCAGCTCTTTGCCGGGCGCACCCGCATCCTGATCAGCCACCGGCCCTCCACCCTGGCCGAGGCCGACCTCAGCTTCCGCCTGGAGCAGGGCCAGTTGTTTCAGCTGCGCACCGAGGGGACCGCCCATGGCCGCTGA
- a CDS encoding BRO-N domain-containing protein, which translates to MHDAYTPIVFQRHCHQLRAVMIDNQPWFVAFDFALMIAATRPYRLTKRIYPHQRRFAVLQHRNGTCEELELVNEAGLYRALYRFGHPEHCALSQWISDEVVPTLHDYYRTPTASPRRVLMTWADQRIAALKWQGEIWIARPDLPRFMAANDDRALGDGPSWRRLP; encoded by the coding sequence ATACACCCCCATCGTTTTCCAACGCCACTGTCATCAACTGCGCGCCGTGATGATCGACAACCAGCCCTGGTTCGTCGCCTTCGATTTCGCCCTGATGATCGCCGCCACCCGCCCCTACCGCCTCACCAAGCGCATCTATCCCCACCAACGCCGCTTCGCCGTCCTCCAGCACCGCAATGGCACCTGCGAAGAGCTGGAGCTGGTGAACGAAGCCGGCCTCTACCGCGCCCTCTACCGCTTCGGGCACCCCGAGCATTGCGCCCTCAGCCAATGGATCAGCGACGAAGTCGTCCCCACCCTCCACGACTACTACCGCACCCCAACCGCCAGCCCGCGCCGCGTGCTGATGACCTGGGCCGACCAGCGCATCGCCGCCCTGAAGTGGCAAGGCGAGATCTGGATCGCCCGCCCCGACCTGCCACGCTTCATGGCGGCGAACGACGACCGGGCACTGGGGGATGGGCCGAGCTGGAGACGGTTGCCCTAG
- a CDS encoding protein phosphatase 2C domain-containing protein: MHLDLIQTLSLAGKTAVPNDDRIGCAGRHAWVIDGATDLGEPGLMGERGGAAWLADAAHRAFMDASGALAAVCEQVFAVVAADYRRDRQREPIAPWELPRASFAAVALEGDRLACGFLGDCTVIHRSARGVAFLTPEPDRQQEQAEAAALGPGIGADSVRSPHVLADRRAARVRPKAVLSVDAEQARAVMNYAQAPLARGDDLLLMSDGFATLIDTYRHYDAPTLMARVLESGLLPLAEELRRIEREDAACLRYPRFKASDDASVIWLRVGG; the protein is encoded by the coding sequence ATGCACCTCGACCTGATCCAGACCCTCAGCCTCGCCGGGAAAACCGCCGTGCCCAATGACGACCGCATCGGCTGCGCCGGGCGCCATGCCTGGGTCATAGACGGCGCCACCGATCTTGGCGAGCCGGGGCTCATGGGCGAGCGGGGTGGCGCCGCCTGGTTGGCCGATGCGGCCCATCGCGCCTTCATGGATGCGTCGGGCGCCCTGGCGGCGGTGTGCGAGCAGGTGTTCGCCGTCGTCGCCGCCGACTACCGGCGCGATCGCCAGCGCGAGCCCATCGCGCCCTGGGAACTGCCTCGCGCATCCTTCGCCGCCGTCGCCCTCGAAGGCGATCGCCTCGCCTGCGGCTTCCTCGGGGATTGCACCGTGATCCACCGCAGCGCACGGGGCGTGGCCTTCCTGACGCCCGAGCCGGACCGCCAGCAGGAGCAGGCCGAAGCGGCGGCGCTGGGCCCCGGCATCGGCGCCGACAGCGTACGCAGTCCGCACGTCCTGGCCGACCGCCGTGCCGCCCGCGTGCGACCGAAGGCGGTGCTGAGCGTCGACGCGGAACAGGCGAGGGCGGTCATGAACTACGCCCAGGCGCCGCTGGCCCGGGGGGACGACCTGCTGCTGATGAGCGATGGCTTCGCCACGCTGATCGACACCTACCGCCACTACGACGCGCCGACCCTGATGGCCCGCGTGCTGGAGAGCGGCCTGCTGCCGCTGGCCGAGGAACTGCGCCGCATCGAGCGGGAAGACGCCGCCTGCCTGCGTTACCCGCGCTTCAAGGCCAGCGACGATGCATCGGTGATCTGGCTGCGGGTGGGCGGATAA
- a CDS encoding GNAT family N-acetyltransferase, translating to MTANPNNIVIERFGETHLDGITALYNDPAIARQVLQMPFQSREVWRKRLGADDDRLVSLVALHQGTVIGHCSLEQHPRPRRAHCGVIGMAVAVEWQGQGVGSRLLETVLEVADNWMNLHRVELTVYTDNEAALTLYGRFGFESEGVLRDYALRDGRFVDALSMARLRRARSA from the coding sequence ATGACTGCCAATCCGAACAACATCGTCATCGAACGCTTCGGCGAAACCCATCTCGACGGCATCACCGCGCTCTACAACGACCCCGCCATCGCCCGCCAGGTGCTGCAGATGCCCTTTCAATCCCGCGAGGTCTGGCGCAAGCGGCTGGGCGCGGACGACGACCGCCTGGTTTCCCTGGTGGCCCTGCACCAGGGCACCGTGATCGGTCACTGCAGCCTGGAACAGCATCCGCGGCCCCGGCGCGCCCATTGCGGCGTCATCGGCATGGCGGTGGCCGTGGAGTGGCAAGGACAGGGTGTCGGCAGCAGGCTGCTGGAAACGGTACTGGAGGTGGCGGACAACTGGATGAACCTGCACCGCGTGGAGCTGACGGTGTACACGGACAATGAGGCCGCCCTGACGCTGTATGGCAGGTTCGGTTTCGAAAGCGAAGGCGTACTGCGGGACTATGCGTTACGCGACGGGCGCTTCGTGGATGCCCTGAGCATGGCACGCCTGCGCCGGGCCAGGAGTGCCTGA